A part of Melittangium boletus DSM 14713 genomic DNA contains:
- a CDS encoding serine/threonine-protein kinase encodes MKDNAAQSLYGEELSPGALVGGYVVEDVRYRGTVATLYHAREARSGAPAALKVMRPQFATARGALRRFQQEAETLKRLDHPHIVDVLEHGTLPDGRPFIAMEWLEGRDLAAELLARGPLSAREALDVLEQVGSALGAAHGAGVVHRDLKAQNVVMLSEGGQVKLVDFGVAKLLSPEDAGTGATSTGMVLGTPLSMAPEQIRGETPDARTDLYGLGVLLHQLVTGQPPFQGTTQVELEEQHLHAPVPRASERAPVPVAVDAVIARCMEKRREDRYAGVGGMLEDLRRAVRGVGPGHIQQVRAVGLYVEARMEGRVDDQVLNTVDTLLEEVRAKTDALGLKVMVEGGSFLLSVAALPDEPDAEREARRRVLEMALALTEGRQEETRETRVTLVPTLHVDLATLRPGALGRKSLGGGRLMRLSAWTGGHPGHGVVVTEAALSGLEGGFQTQHLAGKEHLHHVWRDTPLQ; translated from the coding sequence ATGAAGGACAATGCCGCCCAGTCCCTGTACGGCGAGGAGCTGTCACCCGGAGCGCTCGTGGGCGGCTACGTCGTGGAGGACGTGCGCTACCGGGGTACCGTCGCGACGCTCTACCACGCACGCGAGGCGCGGAGCGGAGCGCCCGCGGCCCTCAAGGTGATGCGCCCCCAGTTCGCCACCGCGCGCGGGGCGCTGCGCCGCTTCCAGCAGGAGGCGGAGACGCTCAAGCGGCTGGACCATCCGCACATCGTGGATGTGCTCGAGCACGGGACGCTGCCGGACGGTCGGCCCTTCATCGCCATGGAGTGGCTGGAGGGAAGGGACCTGGCGGCGGAGCTCCTGGCGCGAGGCCCCCTGTCGGCGCGCGAGGCGCTGGACGTACTCGAGCAGGTGGGCTCGGCGCTCGGGGCGGCGCACGGCGCGGGCGTGGTGCACCGGGATCTCAAGGCGCAGAACGTGGTGATGCTGTCCGAGGGAGGCCAGGTGAAGCTGGTGGACTTCGGGGTGGCCAAGCTGCTGTCGCCCGAGGACGCGGGCACGGGGGCGACGAGCACGGGCATGGTGCTGGGCACGCCCCTGTCCATGGCGCCGGAGCAGATTCGAGGCGAGACACCGGACGCGCGCACGGACCTGTATGGCCTGGGCGTGTTGCTGCACCAGCTCGTGACGGGACAGCCGCCCTTCCAGGGAACGACGCAGGTGGAGTTGGAGGAGCAGCACCTGCACGCCCCGGTGCCGAGGGCGAGTGAGCGAGCACCCGTGCCGGTGGCGGTGGACGCGGTGATCGCGCGCTGCATGGAGAAGCGGCGCGAGGACCGCTACGCGGGGGTGGGCGGGATGCTGGAGGACTTGCGGCGCGCCGTGCGGGGCGTGGGTCCGGGCCACATCCAACAGGTGCGCGCGGTGGGATTGTACGTGGAGGCGCGGATGGAGGGGCGGGTGGACGACCAGGTGCTGAACACGGTGGACACGTTGCTGGAGGAAGTGCGCGCGAAGACAGACGCCCTGGGATTGAAAGTGATGGTGGAGGGAGGCAGTTTCCTGTTGAGCGTGGCGGCATTGCCAGACGAGCCGGACGCCGAGCGGGAGGCGCGGAGGCGGGTATTGGAGATGGCGCTCGCGCTCACCGAGGGGCGACAGGAGGAGACACGAGAGACGCGGGTGACCCTGGTCCCCACGCTCCACGTGGACCTGGCGACGCTGCGTCCAGGAGCGCTGGGTCGCAAGAGCCTGGGCGGGGGCCGCCTGATGCGGCTATCGGCCTGGACGGGAGGACATCCCGGCCATGGGGTGGTGGTGACGGAGGCCGCGCTCTCGGGACTCGAGGGCGGATTCCAGACACAACACCTCGCGGGAAAGGAGCACCTGCATCACGTCTGGAGGGACACCCCACTGCAGTGA
- a CDS encoding NACHT domain-containing protein: MPDAPWWERTPEGTPLLLAFVQVSRDRVAEESLRQRARYIAGVEYVADKVSAAQPLSWREDDILLLVQGEDSHTAIINALSAAEAIRERAMVDLSMTVRLAVHAARVDWTPTREKLAPQDVARCEQLAQAAPLQGIAITEDVYLSLTDAERRRFAPLGKWVHDGLAAYVFPTGLATQATPGAFKPLGNTTHWQAIRRYVNSPEIRRLRYVGFPLQKKQPPSLDIREVFIPPEARRLGNLLPNHVQAARQLHVSIGPSEKKVEAGGGKKGGVPIPREPLARLVRTHKALVVLGDPGAGKTTVLKWLAVLAAGGALAWAERIGTSERLLPLLVSVGRLAQLRSQMDEDCSVAHVLATYFQDREVGDAAELRPFFERTLEADECMLLLDGLDEVQSKERSVVLRWIETFCAQYPRNRFVISTRRVGYSGITLPEGVEVELAEFQDEQIHRYVRAFERACRRWENEGTPDDAGANRNSERLQEALFANPRLTDLARNPFLLSALALIHRAEGRLPRHRVQAYEIFARTLCETWGRARQIVASDIPARDIRYEEEAIPILGELALRMHLEWPTGVAPEDFVIRTLTQAHQEHTGVTPIEAERSAKEFLERAGREVQILLERGAGQWGFLHLTFQEFFTAVGLLSAENFEPVALEHLFNPRWEEIIRLGVGYMALIQKRAQATQRFVRQVLAHEVISPQQHLSTSERKPVYLAALLASEAGDTLPPSLQVEIAKAVMTWNQSVPETVALPLLRELALTEFAERLLDELLSNASSNEETVQEKVLLALGILRGARARQALQLAAKAQNSAIRAQVARSIIMGGDPMDWETLSLLADDRDSRVRSSALAGFISSQDPYRRDEALELLLNNSRAEVLRHVIQIIVSIRTLQPRHEFPSTFKAAAPHFVQHALYRGLSHEDESVRKEAFFLLAMEHERFPDEAHAHSEELERFIQSTLNPSSPFQRPPPVDEERELHERALQGDPGVLTDLAQSFAHRLEGTLRRDMRCDAEAAYDAVIDVLFAYVTMPERYDPRTGRLETYLTQAAKHRVRDRMRSRASEALREENFASVVELWQSPPGDILEDFVEASRAVDRLIQQEHLRDEKDVAFLRLILSGEGSTEKLAEVLGLETDSQEQMRRDVKRHRDRLAKMLERFGKELDDPV; the protein is encoded by the coding sequence ATGCCTGACGCCCCCTGGTGGGAGCGCACGCCCGAGGGCACACCGCTCCTCCTGGCTTTCGTCCAGGTGAGCCGGGACAGAGTGGCGGAGGAATCACTCCGACAGCGGGCCCGCTACATCGCTGGCGTCGAGTATGTCGCCGATAAGGTCAGCGCGGCTCAACCTCTGAGCTGGCGCGAAGACGACATCCTGTTACTCGTCCAAGGCGAGGATTCGCACACGGCCATCATCAATGCACTCTCAGCCGCCGAGGCCATCCGTGAACGAGCCATGGTGGACCTATCGATGACCGTCCGACTCGCGGTGCATGCCGCCCGGGTCGATTGGACTCCGACGCGCGAGAAACTCGCGCCCCAGGATGTCGCTCGATGCGAACAACTGGCACAGGCCGCCCCTCTCCAGGGAATCGCCATCACGGAAGACGTGTACTTGTCCTTGACGGACGCCGAGCGACGGCGTTTCGCGCCTCTAGGGAAGTGGGTCCACGACGGACTGGCCGCGTATGTCTTTCCCACGGGGCTGGCCACTCAGGCAACTCCCGGGGCCTTTAAACCCCTCGGGAACACGACACACTGGCAAGCCATCCGGCGCTATGTCAACAGTCCGGAGATCCGCCGACTGCGCTACGTCGGATTTCCGCTCCAGAAGAAGCAACCTCCGAGCCTGGACATCCGCGAGGTCTTCATCCCGCCCGAGGCGCGGCGCCTCGGGAACCTGCTCCCGAACCATGTCCAGGCAGCCCGGCAGCTACACGTCAGCATCGGACCGTCCGAAAAAAAGGTGGAGGCCGGAGGTGGGAAGAAGGGAGGGGTTCCTATCCCGCGCGAACCACTGGCGAGGCTCGTACGGACACACAAAGCCCTGGTGGTACTCGGAGACCCCGGCGCGGGAAAGACCACGGTACTAAAATGGCTCGCGGTGCTCGCCGCGGGAGGAGCGCTCGCTTGGGCAGAGCGGATCGGCACCTCGGAGCGACTGCTTCCACTACTGGTCAGTGTCGGCCGACTGGCACAACTCCGCTCTCAGATGGACGAGGACTGCTCCGTTGCTCACGTGCTCGCCACCTACTTCCAGGATCGTGAAGTGGGGGATGCGGCGGAACTGAGGCCCTTCTTCGAACGGACGCTGGAAGCGGACGAGTGCATGCTCCTGCTCGATGGCCTTGATGAAGTCCAGAGCAAGGAGCGAAGCGTTGTCCTGCGCTGGATTGAGACATTCTGCGCCCAATACCCGCGCAATCGTTTCGTCATCTCCACTCGCCGCGTGGGCTACTCCGGAATCACGCTTCCCGAGGGAGTGGAGGTAGAACTCGCCGAGTTCCAAGACGAACAGATCCACCGATATGTCCGCGCCTTCGAGCGCGCCTGCCGCCGGTGGGAAAACGAGGGAACGCCGGATGATGCGGGAGCAAATAGGAACTCGGAACGGCTCCAGGAAGCGCTCTTCGCCAATCCCCGTCTGACGGATCTCGCCCGCAATCCCTTCCTTTTATCCGCCCTAGCCCTGATTCACAGAGCCGAGGGGCGTCTGCCGCGGCATCGGGTGCAGGCGTATGAGATCTTCGCGCGGACCTTGTGCGAAACCTGGGGTCGAGCCCGCCAAATCGTCGCGAGTGACATACCCGCACGAGATATCCGTTACGAGGAAGAGGCCATCCCCATCCTCGGAGAACTCGCGCTGCGAATGCACCTGGAGTGGCCCACGGGAGTCGCCCCTGAAGACTTCGTCATCCGAACCCTTACCCAAGCCCACCAGGAACACACTGGAGTAACGCCAATCGAAGCCGAACGCTCCGCGAAGGAGTTTCTGGAGCGTGCGGGCCGGGAAGTTCAGATCCTGCTAGAGCGAGGCGCGGGCCAATGGGGTTTTCTCCACTTGACCTTTCAAGAGTTCTTCACCGCCGTGGGACTCCTCTCGGCGGAGAACTTCGAGCCCGTCGCGCTTGAGCACCTCTTCAATCCACGCTGGGAGGAAATCATCCGGCTGGGCGTGGGCTACATGGCGCTCATCCAGAAGCGGGCACAGGCCACGCAACGGTTCGTCCGCCAAGTGTTAGCCCACGAGGTAATCAGCCCCCAGCAGCACCTGAGCACATCCGAGCGGAAGCCAGTCTATCTCGCCGCGCTGCTGGCCAGCGAAGCGGGAGATACACTACCGCCCTCCCTGCAAGTGGAGATCGCCAAGGCGGTGATGACATGGAACCAATCCGTCCCAGAAACAGTCGCACTGCCGTTGCTGCGTGAACTGGCCCTGACGGAGTTCGCGGAACGGCTCTTGGATGAACTACTGAGTAACGCTTCCTCAAATGAAGAGACCGTCCAGGAGAAGGTCCTTCTCGCACTAGGCATTCTCCGGGGTGCACGCGCACGCCAAGCACTACAACTGGCGGCGAAGGCGCAAAACAGCGCGATCAGAGCGCAAGTCGCCCGGAGCATCATCATGGGAGGGGATCCGATGGATTGGGAAACGCTCTCTCTACTCGCCGATGATCGGGACTCAAGAGTCCGCAGTTCGGCGTTGGCAGGGTTCATTTCATCCCAAGACCCGTACAGACGCGACGAAGCGCTCGAGCTGCTTTTGAACAACTCTCGGGCGGAGGTGCTAAGGCACGTCATACAGATTATCGTATCCATCAGAACCTTGCAACCCAGGCACGAGTTCCCAAGCACATTCAAAGCAGCTGCACCGCATTTCGTTCAGCACGCCCTCTACAGGGGTCTTTCTCACGAGGACGAAAGTGTGCGGAAGGAAGCGTTCTTCCTCCTTGCCATGGAGCACGAGCGTTTTCCGGACGAGGCCCACGCTCACTCAGAAGAACTTGAACGGTTCATCCAATCGACTCTCAATCCTTCTTCTCCATTCCAACGCCCTCCGCCAGTCGATGAGGAGCGGGAGTTACATGAACGCGCACTTCAAGGGGACCCCGGGGTTCTGACCGACCTCGCGCAGTCCTTTGCCCACCGGCTCGAGGGAACCTTGAGACGCGACATGAGGTGCGATGCGGAAGCAGCCTACGACGCCGTCATCGACGTGCTCTTCGCCTATGTCACCATGCCCGAGCGGTATGATCCCCGGACGGGTCGCCTGGAGACCTACCTCACACAGGCGGCGAAGCATCGGGTGCGAGATCGAATGAGGTCGCGGGCTTCAGAGGCCCTGCGCGAGGAGAATTTCGCGAGCGTCGTCGAACTCTGGCAGTCACCTCCAGGGGATATCTTGGAGGATTTCGTGGAGGCATCCCGCGCGGTGGACCGGCTCATCCAGCAGGAGCACCTAAGGGACGAGAAGGACGTCGCTTTTCTGCGGTTGATCCTGAGTGGGGAGGGCTCTACCGAGAAACTAGCGGAAGTGCTGGGACTAGAGACAGACTCCCAAGAGCAGATGCGAAGGGACGTTAAGCGACATCGGGATCGGCTCGCGAAGATGCTGGAACGGTTTGGCAAGGAGCTTGACGACCCGGTTTGA
- a CDS encoding ATP-binding protein: MTFEELEQRLKLGEDTVTEFKSTVVNNYLVDPKDIAKAITAMANTQGGHLFLGVEDDGTVSGAGTPQQVDKLMLQVSHACNQGIQPPLTCSFQKLESHGQTLLVVEIPRFSAERPYHAAGKYYVRDANQSREARRDELIRLLQSADYHFDEEPVAGSRFEDLDPEAIRAFLDLLYDEPDEADGRQLLSALQCLDASGTPTVTGMLLFGREPQGKFLDARISAVLFKGTELTSEFVDRKEITGRLFDQIDDAVIFLKKNVRSPSHVEGMERIEEGLPEKVLREAVLNAVAHRDYRAASQVRIFVFDDRVEIVNPGELLNKLTLEGIRVGGISQRRNPVLAGLLARARRRENLGMGVPEMIRQMKARKLPPPEFSVGDGHFRVVLRLRGEDGHA; this comes from the coding sequence ATGACTTTCGAGGAGTTGGAGCAGCGGCTGAAACTGGGTGAGGACACCGTCACCGAGTTCAAGAGCACCGTGGTGAACAACTACCTCGTGGATCCGAAGGACATCGCCAAGGCCATCACCGCGATGGCGAACACCCAGGGCGGCCACCTCTTCCTCGGCGTGGAGGATGACGGGACAGTGAGCGGCGCTGGAACCCCTCAGCAGGTGGACAAGCTGATGCTCCAGGTGAGCCATGCCTGCAACCAAGGCATCCAGCCCCCGCTCACCTGCTCCTTCCAGAAGCTTGAGAGCCACGGGCAGACGCTCCTAGTCGTGGAAATTCCCCGATTCAGCGCCGAGCGCCCGTACCACGCGGCGGGCAAGTACTACGTCCGCGACGCGAACCAGTCCCGGGAGGCCCGGCGTGACGAGCTCATCCGCCTGCTCCAGTCGGCCGACTACCACTTCGACGAGGAGCCCGTGGCCGGCTCCCGGTTCGAGGATCTGGATCCCGAGGCGATCCGCGCCTTCCTCGATCTCCTCTACGACGAGCCAGATGAGGCGGACGGACGCCAGTTGCTCTCCGCCCTGCAATGCCTGGATGCATCGGGTACTCCCACCGTCACGGGAATGCTGCTCTTCGGACGGGAGCCCCAGGGCAAGTTCCTGGACGCGCGCATCTCGGCCGTGCTGTTCAAGGGCACTGAATTGACCTCCGAGTTCGTCGACCGGAAGGAAATCACGGGCAGGCTCTTCGACCAGATCGATGACGCGGTGATCTTCCTCAAGAAGAACGTGCGCTCGCCTTCTCATGTGGAGGGGATGGAGCGGATCGAGGAAGGCCTGCCCGAGAAGGTCCTCCGCGAGGCCGTCCTCAATGCCGTGGCCCACCGCGACTACCGGGCGGCATCCCAGGTGCGCATCTTCGTCTTTGACGACCGGGTGGAGATCGTGAATCCGGGAGAACTGCTCAACAAGCTCACACTCGAAGGCATCCGGGTGGGCGGCATCAGCCAGCGCCGCAACCCCGTACTGGCCGGACTGCTCGCCCGTGCGCGCCGCCGCGAGAACCTGGGCATGGGTGTTCCAGAAATGATTCGCCAGATGAAGGCACGCAAGCTGCCTCCTCCCGAGTTCAGCGTGGGCGACGGCCATTTCCGCGTCGTACTCCGGCTGCGCGGAGAAGATGGCCATGCCTGA
- a CDS encoding response regulator, giving the protein MSTILLVDDEPEFLDLYTEILELMDHRVVQAHDGHEALKLAHVRRPDLVVTDWQMPRMSGVELCQQLIQDAELSGIPIIMHSAEQDPHAPGVTAFLSKCSTLSRFEEVVNQALTDSSENPQGPPSGPSVKELSATSRDTLWKQSRACGLLH; this is encoded by the coding sequence ATGAGCACGATTTTGCTTGTCGATGACGAACCCGAGTTCCTCGATCTCTACACCGAGATCCTCGAGCTGATGGACCACCGGGTCGTACAGGCCCACGATGGACACGAGGCACTGAAGCTCGCCCACGTGCGCAGGCCCGATCTCGTCGTGACCGACTGGCAGATGCCGCGCATGAGTGGCGTGGAGCTGTGCCAGCAGCTCATCCAAGACGCGGAGCTGAGCGGCATTCCCATCATCATGCACAGCGCCGAGCAGGACCCTCACGCTCCGGGCGTCACCGCGTTCCTCTCCAAATGTTCGACGCTCTCCCGCTTCGAGGAGGTCGTCAATCAAGCCCTCACGGACTCGAGTGAAAATCCACAAGGTCCTCCCTCGGGCCCCTCCGTGAAGGAGCTGTCCGCGACCTCCCGGGACACGCTGTGGAAGCAGAGTCGCGCCTGTGGGCTGCTGCATTGA
- a CDS encoding cold-shock protein: MATGTVKWFNDAKGFGFIAQDGGEDVFCHHTAINMDGFRTLQEGQRVTFDVTRGPKGLQASNVRAE; this comes from the coding sequence ATGGCAACTGGCACCGTGAAGTGGTTCAACGACGCGAAGGGCTTTGGATTCATCGCGCAGGATGGCGGAGAGGACGTGTTCTGCCACCACACCGCCATCAACATGGACGGCTTCCGCACGCTGCAGGAGGGTCAGCGGGTGACCTTCGACGTGACGCGCGGCCCCAAGGGTCTTCAGGCCTCGAACGTGCGCGCGGAGTAG
- a CDS encoding WbuC family cupin fold metalloprotein: MTSSFRRALTAPEGTLVILSRSQVDEAAEASRASPRQRIILPLHKHESEGLQRMLNVVQPDSYVRPHRHLDPPRSESWVVLRGAVAFFTFEEDGRVRDCVRLEAGGERFGVDLGPGPFHGLVALVPDTVLFEAKNGPYSLANDKSFAPWAPEEGAPEARDYLHHLRAEFLRRHPLPD; this comes from the coding sequence ATGACCTCCTCGTTCCGCCGTGCCCTGACCGCACCCGAAGGCACACTCGTCATCCTCTCGCGCTCGCAGGTGGACGAGGCCGCGGAGGCCTCCCGGGCGAGTCCCCGCCAGCGCATCATCCTGCCCCTGCACAAGCACGAGTCGGAAGGGTTGCAGCGGATGCTCAACGTCGTCCAGCCGGACAGCTACGTGCGGCCCCATCGGCACCTGGATCCGCCCCGCTCCGAGTCCTGGGTGGTGCTGCGCGGTGCCGTGGCCTTCTTCACCTTCGAGGAGGATGGGCGCGTGCGCGACTGTGTCCGGTTGGAAGCGGGCGGCGAACGCTTTGGCGTGGACCTGGGTCCGGGTCCCTTCCATGGCCTCGTGGCGCTCGTGCCAGACACGGTGCTCTTCGAGGCGAAAAACGGGCCGTATTCACTGGCCAACGACAAGTCCTTCGCCCCCTGGGCACCGGAGGAAGGTGCTCCCGAGGCTCGGGACTATCTGCATCATCTGCGCGCGGAGTTCCTGCGACGCCACCCTCTCCCGGACTGA
- a CDS encoding TerB family tellurite resistance protein, giving the protein MTPPTDERFYIELLKLLLHVAWSDDELNPREAQALLGAAQRWKVPLHELQRLERCLELGEPLPAPNLGLLRQSPDEVLSTVRTLIHSDAQVHFAEEEMLAQLREMLGLPPA; this is encoded by the coding sequence ATGACCCCACCCACCGACGAACGGTTCTACATCGAGCTGCTCAAGCTGCTGCTGCACGTGGCCTGGAGCGACGACGAGCTCAACCCCCGCGAGGCCCAGGCGCTCCTGGGCGCGGCCCAACGCTGGAAGGTGCCGTTGCATGAGTTGCAGCGGCTCGAGCGCTGCCTCGAGCTGGGGGAGCCCCTGCCCGCGCCGAACCTGGGCCTGCTGCGCCAATCCCCCGACGAGGTGCTGTCCACGGTGCGCACGCTCATCCACAGCGACGCCCAGGTGCACTTCGCCGAGGAGGAGATGCTCGCCCAGCTGCGCGAGATGCTGGGACTGCCGCCCGCCTGA
- a CDS encoding sigma 54-interacting transcriptional regulator has protein sequence MSVTRPYTNLPQASEGPAVRRFVLTVVEGPTPGAVWDSVSDACSIGSHPSNDFNLDDPTVSRFHCEIRVGPRGARVKDLDSTNGVILDGVQVAEGYLRGGSLLRLGRVVVRFDYTPENNRLPVSELTRFGSLVGMSVPMRMCFALLERAAGRDVTVLLEGETGTGKSQAAQAIHQASARRDKPFLTVDCGAIPADLLESELFGHEKGAFTGAATRRIGAFEEANGGTLFLDEMGELPAELQPKLLRVLEAREIRRVGTNNYVPVDVRIIAATNRDLRAEVNAGRFRSDLFFRLAVLRIPLPPIRQRPEDLQLLVEQTLLALGAEPERTQALRSPGFISKLEQAAWPGNVRELRNYLERCLVFEDTLSLSDVAPQGSRFEVDPKVPYAEARRLALDDFERRYLRALLAQHQGKVSQAATGADMDRVYLYRLLRRHGIK, from the coding sequence ATGAGCGTGACGCGGCCCTACACGAACCTGCCCCAGGCCTCCGAGGGGCCCGCCGTCCGGCGCTTCGTGCTCACCGTGGTGGAAGGTCCCACGCCCGGTGCGGTCTGGGACTCCGTGTCGGACGCGTGCTCCATCGGCTCGCACCCGAGCAACGACTTCAACCTCGATGACCCCACGGTGTCTCGCTTCCACTGTGAAATCCGCGTGGGGCCCCGGGGGGCGCGGGTCAAGGATCTGGACAGCACCAACGGCGTCATCCTCGATGGCGTCCAGGTGGCCGAGGGATACCTGCGCGGAGGCAGCCTCCTGCGCCTGGGCCGGGTGGTGGTGCGCTTCGACTACACCCCCGAGAACAACCGGCTGCCCGTGTCGGAACTCACCCGGTTCGGCTCGCTCGTGGGGATGTCGGTGCCCATGCGCATGTGCTTCGCGCTGCTCGAGCGCGCGGCGGGCCGGGACGTGACGGTGCTCCTGGAGGGCGAGACGGGCACGGGCAAGAGTCAGGCGGCGCAGGCCATCCACCAGGCGAGCGCCCGGCGTGACAAACCCTTCCTCACGGTGGACTGCGGCGCGATTCCCGCGGACCTCCTGGAGAGCGAGCTGTTCGGCCACGAGAAGGGGGCCTTCACGGGCGCGGCCACCCGGCGAATCGGTGCCTTCGAGGAGGCCAACGGGGGCACGCTCTTCCTCGATGAGATGGGCGAGCTCCCCGCGGAGCTGCAACCCAAGCTCCTGCGGGTGCTGGAGGCGCGGGAGATCCGCCGCGTGGGCACCAACAACTACGTGCCGGTGGACGTGCGCATCATCGCCGCGACCAACCGGGACCTGCGCGCGGAGGTGAACGCGGGGCGCTTCCGCTCGGACCTCTTCTTCCGGCTGGCGGTGCTGCGCATTCCCCTGCCGCCCATCCGCCAGCGGCCCGAGGATCTGCAATTGCTCGTGGAGCAGACGCTCCTGGCGCTGGGCGCGGAGCCGGAGCGGACCCAGGCGTTGCGCTCGCCTGGCTTCATCTCGAAGCTGGAGCAGGCCGCGTGGCCGGGCAACGTGCGCGAGCTGCGCAACTACCTGGAGCGCTGTCTGGTGTTCGAGGACACGCTGTCCCTCTCCGATGTGGCGCCCCAGGGCAGCCGCTTCGAGGTGGACCCGAAGGTGCCCTACGCCGAGGCGCGCCGGCTCGCGCTGGATGACTTCGAGCGGCGCTACCTGCGCGCGCTCCTGGCGCAGCATCAGGGCAAGGTGTCCCAGGCGGCCACGGGCGCGGACATGGACCGCGTCTACCTGTACCGCCTGCTCAGACGTCACGGCATCAAGTGA
- a CDS encoding DUF4476 domain-containing protein produces MKPLLAALALLAALSASAQTSPALTPPPGEASGAVSPGATGFRGGPGPEADARWGSRGTPVVVEREDLERRLARLESLMGEAVERSRRGDGRGKLNEAYQELRDLRKVLSSAPDARGYNPPRPPAPAPPPPPAYSPIADSQLRRILDAVARESFAANKTRVLEESARGNYFLVGQVQQLLPQFSFSSDRLNAVRLLWPRVLDRQNGYQLNSSFSFSKDKEELQRIISG; encoded by the coding sequence ATGAAACCGCTGCTCGCCGCCCTGGCCCTGCTCGCCGCCCTCTCCGCCTCCGCCCAGACCTCTCCGGCCCTGACTCCGCCTCCGGGCGAGGCCTCGGGAGCCGTGTCTCCGGGCGCCACGGGCTTTCGCGGGGGTCCTGGCCCCGAGGCCGATGCCCGCTGGGGCTCGCGTGGCACGCCCGTGGTGGTCGAGCGCGAGGACCTGGAGCGGCGTCTGGCCCGGCTGGAGTCGCTGATGGGCGAGGCCGTCGAGCGCAGCCGCCGCGGCGATGGCCGGGGCAAGCTGAACGAGGCGTACCAGGAACTGCGAGATCTGCGGAAGGTGCTCTCCTCCGCTCCCGACGCGCGCGGCTACAACCCCCCGAGGCCGCCCGCGCCCGCGCCCCCGCCGCCTCCGGCGTATTCGCCCATCGCCGACAGCCAGCTGCGGCGGATCCTGGATGCCGTGGCGCGTGAGTCCTTCGCCGCCAACAAGACGCGGGTCCTCGAGGAGTCCGCGCGCGGCAACTACTTCCTCGTGGGCCAGGTGCAGCAACTGCTGCCCCAGTTCTCCTTCTCCTCGGACCGGCTCAACGCGGTGCGGCTGCTGTGGCCGCGCGTGCTGGACCGCCAGAACGGCTACCAGCTCAACTCCTCCTTCTCCTTCTCCAAGGACAAGGAGGAACTGCAGCGGATCATCTCCGGCTGA